A single window of Vigna unguiculata cultivar IT97K-499-35 chromosome 1, ASM411807v1, whole genome shotgun sequence DNA harbors:
- the LOC114189712 gene encoding protein FAR1-RELATED SEQUENCE 5-like → MKKLPEKLLGYTKYKEIKHGVKQLVYESSNAEDFENRWAKFIEKYDLELNEWLYTLYEERRRWVPCYLKCHFWAGMSTTQRSEGMNAFFDGFMNSTTTLQQFVAQYDNALRSKAEKECEADFASTNTTLPSGSQSFIERQFQDEYTHAKFGEVQNELRCKMNCNIKSVEVHGCKAKYIVKEALIWKDQSADKFNEVIFDLMTKDIECTCRLFEFRGVLCRHNLIVLA, encoded by the coding sequence ATGAAAAAACTACCAGAAAAATTGCTGGGATATACCAAATACAAGGAAATCAAGCATGGTGTAAAACAATTGGTATATGAGTCATCTAATGCTGAAGATTTTGAGAATAGGTGggcaaaattcattgaaaagtATGATCTAGAACTTAATGAATGGCTTTACACTCTTTACGAAGAAAGACGTCGATGGGTTCCTTGTTATTTGAAATGTCATTTCTGGGCAGGCATGTCCACAACTCAAAGAAGTGAGGGAATGAATGCTTTCTTTGATGGGTTCATGAACTCTACAACCACACTCCAACAATTTGTTGCCCAATATGACAATGCCCTTCGTTCTAAGGCGGAGAAAGAGTGCGAAGCAGACTTCGCTTCTACTAATACTACCCTTCCATCTGGGTCTCAATCATTTATTGAGAGACAATTTCAGGATGAATACACTCATGCGAAGTTTGGTGAAGTGCAAAATGAGCTTAGGTGTAAAATGAATTGTAATATCAAAAGTGTTGAAGTTCATGGTTGTAAGGCAAAGTATATTGTTAAAGAGGCGTTGATATGGAAAGACCAAAGTGCAGACAAATTTAATGAAGTTATATTTGATCTTATGACAAAAGACATTGAATGCACTTGTCGGCTTTTTGAGTTTAGAGGAGTTCTTTGCCGCCACAATTTGATAGTCCTTGCCTAA